The genomic DNA AGGGCGGCCGGTGGGGTATCACGACCGAGGGCTCAGAAAAGTCCCGGGATCACCTCCTGTTCCATTTCGGCGTAGATCTCTTCGTTGCTTTCGGCGTAGGCGTTCCACGCGTCGGTGTTCCATATCTCGGCGTGAGCACCGACTCCAGTCAGAATCAGCTCGCGCTCAAGGCCCGCGTACGCCCGAAGAGGCTGTGGGATCGTGATGCGGTTTTGACTGTCTGGCTTCTCGGCACTCGCGCCCGACAAGAACATCCGCAAAAAATCGCGGGTTTGTTTGTTTGTGAGGGGCGCTTCTCGGATGCGCTCGTGGATGCGCTCGAACTCTTCGGTCGAGAACACATAAAGGCAGCGTTCTTGTCCACGCGTCACGACGACCCCTGATCCGAGATCGTCACGAAACTTCGACGGGAGGATGACCCGACCTTTGTCGTCGAGTTTGGGAGTATGCGTGCCCAGCAGCATTCGAGCTATCCACCCCCTTCGTCCGGCCCCGCGAGGATATTCACCACTTTACTCCACTCTCCTCCACTTTGCTATCAAATCCTGCACTTTGGCTACTAATCGCGGGATTTTTTGCATGAGCACAGTCGGAGACGAGGCGCAAATACACAAAAAAACACCGGCCCGAAGGCCGGTGTTTTTAAGAGGGAGGAAAGTGGAGGGTTATCGCCCTTCTTGGCGACGGTCCCAACGATCGTTCATGCGGTCCATGAAAGAGGCAGAGGCCTTAGCTTTGGGCGCTCGGGATGAAGGCGGGACAGACGACGAGTTCGTCTTAGATCGAGTCGGGGTCACGGCCAGCACGACGCCGCCCAGCATGACGACGAACGCCACAACCCCAACGGCGATGATTTGCGACGAAACGCCGACGACGAGCCCGCCGAGACCGACGAGCACAAGAATCGAGCCGTAGACGATGTTTCGGTAGCTGAGTGTGCGACTGCCGCTTACGGTGCTCACGACGTCGGCGTCGTGGCCCATGAGATGGCGTTCCATCTCGTCTAGCAGGCGCTGCTCCTGTTCGGAGAGTGGCATGCGTCCCCCTCGTTCTGTCTGACACGCTAATTCTACCCGTGCGTTAGAACACTAGGCTAGGCCTGTGTCGAGCTTGTCGGATCCTAAAACGGTTGTTTCTCAGCGTCTCGACACCTTTGTCACATCTCAGCGCACGCATACCGGCACGATGGGCAGTGAAGCTGCGCAGTTTGTGACTGCCGCAGCCGCAGCATTCGCCGGTGGTAAACGGCTACGTGCACGCTTCTGCATCGCAGGATGGCGAGCCGTGACAGAGTTCTCGGGCAGACCTACGCAACTCGCCGACAGTGTCGTGAGCGCCGCAGCAGCCTTGGAAATCTTTCACGCTGCAGCGCTCGTCCACGACGACATCATCGACAACTCAGACACTCGTCGCGGCGGTCCTGCCGCGCATCGCGCGCTGGAAGCAGCTCACGTGTCGTCGGGTTGGGTCGGAAATGCGCCAGCTTTCGGCCGCGCCGGAGCCATCCTGCTCGGCGATCTCCTCGTCGCGTGGAGCGACGATCTCTTTGAAGAGGGTTTGGTAGACGAGGACCCCGATGTTGCCGCGAAAGCTCGCACAGAGTACGCGCGCATGCGGCGTGACGTCACCATCGGCCAATTTCTCGATGTGGCCGAAGAATCAGCTTTTCACTCTGCTCCTGATGCCGAACATGCCGAGCGTGCACTTCGTGTGGCTTCGTTGAAATCAGCGCGCTACAGCATCCAGCAACCGCTCTTGCTCGGTGCAGCCCTCGCTGGCGCAGACAGCGCACAAAACGACGCTCTGAGCTCATTCGGACACCCCGTGGGCATGGCTTTTCAGCTTCGTGACGACGTGCTCGGTGTCTTCGGCGACGAAGCCGTGACGGGTAAACCATCCGGCGACGACCTGCGAGAAGGAAAAAGGACAGTGCTCATCGCTTACATGCGGGAAGCACTCGATGCCGGTGCACGCCGCGTCGTCGACGAACTCATCGGTGATCCCGAGCTGACTTCAGACCAGATTTCGTCGCTTCAACAGACGATCATCGATACCGGTGCGCTAGAGCGCACCGAACAGCTCATCACGCAGTTCGCTCATGAGGCCGACCGCGCACTCTCGGGCGCACGGCTCAGCAATACTGCCGTCGGAGAACTGCGTGATCTGGCACGCGCAGCCACCACGCGTACGGCGTGATCTTCTAAGTGGAAGCGACCTAAGCGAGCACCTGGGCGACGCGGCGAACTTCATGTTTGCGTCCAGCACGCAATGCCTCGATCGGTGCGACACCGATCGATTCCTCAACGCTCAGCAACCAGTCGATTGCTTCGTCATCGCTGAGACCCGCGTCGTGCAGCACAATCGCTGTTCCCCGTAGTGAAGACAGCGGCTGGTCGCCAATAAGAAAGACAGCAGGAACACGCAACGCCCCGAGACGTCGAGATGCGATGAGCTGGCGCTCATCGAGTCGACGCTTAACGCGCCCGAGCGGCTCGCCCAGAATCTCTACGAGTTCGGGAAGGCTCAACCATTCGGTTTCGGTTTGGGGATTGTTCTCGACGCTCACACTCCCATGATCGCACCTCTTGTAGAACAAATACGACGCGTGATTGTGATTAGCAGGAGGTGAGCCGCTCCGCTTGTCACGGCTGACGATCCGTAGACTCTCCTCGTGAGCACGAGTCAGCAGGCGGACCCGCTGATCGGCCGTCTAGTTGATGGTCGATACCGTGTGCGCGCCCGCATTGCGCGTGGCGGCATGGCGACCGTGTACGTCGCGACTGACATGCGGCTCGAACGTCGCATCGCGCTTAAAGTCATGCACGGCCATTTGAGCGACGACGCAGTGTTCCAAAGCCGCTTCATTCAAGAGGCGCGAGCAGCTGCGCGTCTTGCCGACCCGCACGTTGTGAATGTGTTCGATCAGGGCCAAGACGGCGACATGGCGTACCTGGTTATGGAGTACCTGCCGGGTATCACCCTTCGAGACCTTCTTAGACAGCAACGTCGACTCACTGTTCCGCAGACCATGACGATCATGGACGCTATCTTGTCGGGCCTTGCGGCTGCGCACCGCGCGGGCATCGTTCACCGTGATGTGAAACCCGAGAACGTTCTTCTTGCCGAAGACGGACGCATTAAGATCGGCGACTTTGGACTCGCGAGAGCGACGACCGCGAATACTGCAACCGGCCAGATGCTGCTCGGAACGATCGCATATCTTGCGCCCGAACTCGTGACGCGCGGCACAGCGGATGCCCGCAGCGACATTTACGCGCTTGGGATCATGCTCTACGAAATGCTGACCGGCGATCAGCCGTACAAAGGCGAGCAGCCCATGCAGATCGCGTACCAGCACGCGACTGACTCGGTACCGCGCCCGAGCGTGAAGAACCCCGACGTGCCGGAAGCCCTCGACGAGCTGGTGTTGTGGGCGACGGAACGCTCACCTGATGGCAGACCGGACGATGCAGACCGGATGCTTGAACGCCTTCGCGACGTCGAGCGCGAGTTGGGCATTGCGCCGCAGGTCGCGAGGACGCTCGCCGTTGGTACCGCGGTGGCCGACGACGGACTCGATTCGGGCGAGCTCACGCGAACTTTGCCTCCCGCCATTACCTCGCCTTCGGCGGTCGTTGCCGATGTCGACAATGCGACGCGCCTTCGCCGCGCCGCGCGTCGCAGATCAGCCAAGGGCGGGTGGCTATTCGTACTCGTCATGCTCTTAACAGCGGTCGCCGGCGGCGCGGGTTGGTGGTTCGGCTCCGGCCCAGGTTCGCTGATTTCAGTCGCCCAGGTTGCGGGACTCAGTTACGACGAAGCCGCCTCTCGCCTCGCCGAAGATGGACTTGTCGCGTCCGAGACCGGCCAATACACTCTCGACGTCGAAGCGGGCCAGGTGATCTCTACTGATCCTGGTGCCGGGCGTTTTGTCGAGAAAGACGCCGCGATTGAAGTCTTTGTTTCACTCGGACCAGCGCCGCACGACATCCCAGCGCTCACTGGCGTCACCGAAACGGACGCCCGAAACGCACTCACCGCGGCGAAAGTCAGCGTGGGTGACAACGCATACATTTTCAATGATGCCGACAAAGACATCGTCCTCGGAGCTTCTGTCACGCCGGGTCTAGGCGGCGATTCCTACGACTGCACGAACGGCTGCACAGTGCTTGAGGGTGACAGCGCAACTCTGACCATCTCTGCAGGGCAGGTGCCCAGCGTCTCCGGGCTCAGCGTGGGAAACGCAACTTCGACGCTCGAAGACGTCGGTCTGCAGGTGTCAGATAACCAAATCACCACCACGAGTGACTCGATTTCCAAAGGCGATGTCATCGGAATCGGTGATCGTGATGGCGGCGGAGATTGGCGCCCCGGCGACACCGTGACGTTGATTGTTTCCGACGGCCCTCCCCTATTTCCGGTGCCGGATGTCATCGGCATGACACGCGACGAAGCGCGCTCAGCCATCGAAGACGCGGGCTTCAGTGTGAACTTTGCCGTGTTCTGGAATGCGTTTCCTGACGGTTTGACCGAGGTAACTGCTACCGACCCGACAGCCAGCTCTCAAATCGTCAAGGGAGCAACTGTCTACTTGCAGATCACGGCGTCCGGTTAGCAAACGAGCCCGCGGGGCCGCGAAAGGATATCCATGGCGACTGCAGTACTGACCGTAGCTCTTGCGATTCTGTCGGGCATCCTCGTCGGATTCTTCGCACGCCGGGTGTTGTCGACGCCTGCCGGCTGGCCACGCAGCATCGTCGTCGGTCTCGCCGTTTTCGCGACCAGTCTCCCGTTCGCGACCTGGATGTTGGACCAGACCGGGTTGCTTACGAATGGTAAAACAGTCGATACGGCCGCGGCCTTCGCGGCTCTCGCTGTCGTGCTGCTCTCTATCGGGTGGATCTTCGCTCTAGGACTTGCGCTCTTGGTCGCGACCGAAGCCGTTTTCCCGACCAGGCAACTCCAAAATCCGCTCGACATCATCCGGGCTGCAATCAAGCAGCGCAAACGCACGCGCAGATACCTGCAGATCATCGGCATCGCTTCACGTCATGGTGCTGGCTGGCTGATAGAAGGCCGCTCTCGCGTTCACGACGACCTCACGACGAGCGAGCAGCGCGCTCGTGCCGTCATTGCGACGATCAACGATTCCGGCGTCACTTTCGTGAAGCTCGGACAAGTGATGTCTACGCGGCGTGATCTCGTGCCCGAGCCCTACCTCAGCGCACTCGCAACGCTGCAGTCCGAGGCGACGATGCTCCCCTGGAACGACATTCGACCTGTCATTGCAGCGGAACTCGAAGCACCCATCGACACCATCTTCGTGTCGATCGATCATGAGCCGCTCGCGGCGGCATCCGTCGCTCAAGTACATAAGGCGGTGCTTCACGACGGCACGGCTGTCGTGGTGAAGGTTCAACGGCCCGCGGCGCGAGCGCAGGTCGAAGCAGACGCCGACATCATCGTTCGGCTTGCCGAGCGTGCCGAAACCCATACACGTTTCGGACGAGACCTCAATCTTGCGGCGGTTGCACGGAGCTTCACAGCAACACTGCTCGATGAGCTCGACTACCGCGTCGAAGCCACTAACGTCGAGATGATCCGCAATACGCTCAAGGGTCAGGCAGGCCATCCCGAGCGACTGCAGATCGTCGTGCCTCGCGTCTATCCGAATGCTTCAGGAAGCCGCGTGCTAACCATGGACCTCGTGGCAGGGGAACCACTCAGCCGTGCGTCGGTGCTCATAGCGGATATGCCGCGCGCGCAGCGCGAGGCCCTCGCACGCGGGCTGATGGAGGTCGTTCTCGAGCAGATCTTGGTGCACGGGGTTTTCCACGCGGATCTTCATCCGGGCAATGTCATATTGCGCCCCGATGGGTCTCTCGGGCTCATCGACTTCGGTGCTGTGGGCGTCATCGAGCGTAGTCAGCGACAGCGGCTCGCAGCCGTCATGCTCGCGGCCATCAGCGAAGACGACATCGCCGCAACCGAAGCACTCCTACTTATTGTCGACGTCCCCGTTGATGCAGATATCGAGTCTCTTCGTCACGACGTCGGAATCGTCGTGACGACAGAGCGATACCGGCCACGCGGCGACGGTTCGATTTTCACGCGCCTGCTCGACGTCATCCGACACCACCGCATCGCTCTGCCCGGCGACCTTGCTGCGGCCTTCCGCAGCTTCGCGACACTCGAGGGATGCCTGAAGGCACTCGACCCGGATTTCGACATGTTCGATCAGGCACTGCCCATGGTGCCGAAACTCCTGCGCCGCTCACATTCTTTTCAGCATTCAGCCGTGAGCTTGCAGGCTCAGGCGAGCGTGGCTGCCGCTCTTTTGCGAGGCATTCCGCGGCGGCTCGACTCTCTGCTCTCCGGACTAGAAAACGGCACTGCCGGTGTGACACTCCGGGCACTCACCGACGAGCCCGCTCAGAACTTCCTGCAGAAAATCACCGCGGAGATCGTGGGCACATTCGTGTCCATCGCGGCCGTCGTGGTAGCCGTCGTCCTGATCGTCACCGATTCGGGCCCGCTGCTTGCTGGAGGACTTCGGCTGTTCGACCTTCTCGGCGCCCTGATCGGCTTCTTCGGTTTCTTGGGCGTGCTGAGAGTGCTGCGACAGACGGCGATTCGCCGCCGTCGCCGGCGCTAGCGGTGTTCGAGTTCTTCCGCGACGAGGAAGGCGAGTTCGAGCGACTGCATGTGATTAAGCCGCGGGTCGCACAGCGACTCATAGCGGGTCGCGAGAGTTGCCTCATCGATCTTCTCGGAACCACCCAGACATTCGGTCACGTCGTCGCCTGTCAGCTCCACGTGAATTCCACCAGGGTGCGTGCCCACAGCGCGGTGAGCATCGAAGAAGCCGCGTACCTCGTCAACGACGTCATCGAAGCGACGCGTCTTGTACCCCGT from Microbacterium endophyticum includes the following:
- the mraZ gene encoding division/cell wall cluster transcriptional repressor MraZ; this encodes MLLGTHTPKLDDKGRVILPSKFRDDLGSGVVVTRGQERCLYVFSTEEFERIHERIREAPLTNKQTRDFLRMFLSGASAEKPDSQNRITIPQPLRAYAGLERELILTGVGAHAEIWNTDAWNAYAESNEEIYAEMEQEVIPGLF
- a CDS encoding DUF3040 domain-containing protein, producing the protein MPLSEQEQRLLDEMERHLMGHDADVVSTVSGSRTLSYRNIVYGSILVLVGLGGLVVGVSSQIIAVGVVAFVVMLGGVVLAVTPTRSKTNSSSVPPSSRAPKAKASASFMDRMNDRWDRRQEGR
- a CDS encoding polyprenyl synthetase family protein, producing the protein MSSLSDPKTVVSQRLDTFVTSQRTHTGTMGSEAAQFVTAAAAAFAGGKRLRARFCIAGWRAVTEFSGRPTQLADSVVSAAAALEIFHAAALVHDDIIDNSDTRRGGPAAHRALEAAHVSSGWVGNAPAFGRAGAILLGDLLVAWSDDLFEEGLVDEDPDVAAKARTEYARMRRDVTIGQFLDVAEESAFHSAPDAEHAERALRVASLKSARYSIQQPLLLGAALAGADSAQNDALSSFGHPVGMAFQLRDDVLGVFGDEAVTGKPSGDDLREGKRTVLIAYMREALDAGARRVVDELIGDPELTSDQISSLQQTIIDTGALERTEQLITQFAHEADRALSGARLSNTAVGELRDLARAATTRTA
- a CDS encoding Rv2175c family DNA-binding protein, whose amino-acid sequence is MSVENNPQTETEWLSLPELVEILGEPLGRVKRRLDERQLIASRRLGALRVPAVFLIGDQPLSSLRGTAIVLHDAGLSDDEAIDWLLSVEESIGVAPIEALRAGRKHEVRRVAQVLA
- the pknB gene encoding Stk1 family PASTA domain-containing Ser/Thr kinase gives rise to the protein MSTSQQADPLIGRLVDGRYRVRARIARGGMATVYVATDMRLERRIALKVMHGHLSDDAVFQSRFIQEARAAARLADPHVVNVFDQGQDGDMAYLVMEYLPGITLRDLLRQQRRLTVPQTMTIMDAILSGLAAAHRAGIVHRDVKPENVLLAEDGRIKIGDFGLARATTANTATGQMLLGTIAYLAPELVTRGTADARSDIYALGIMLYEMLTGDQPYKGEQPMQIAYQHATDSVPRPSVKNPDVPEALDELVLWATERSPDGRPDDADRMLERLRDVERELGIAPQVARTLAVGTAVADDGLDSGELTRTLPPAITSPSAVVADVDNATRLRRAARRRSAKGGWLFVLVMLLTAVAGGAGWWFGSGPGSLISVAQVAGLSYDEAASRLAEDGLVASETGQYTLDVEAGQVISTDPGAGRFVEKDAAIEVFVSLGPAPHDIPALTGVTETDARNALTAAKVSVGDNAYIFNDADKDIVLGASVTPGLGGDSYDCTNGCTVLEGDSATLTISAGQVPSVSGLSVGNATSTLEDVGLQVSDNQITTTSDSISKGDVIGIGDRDGGGDWRPGDTVTLIVSDGPPLFPVPDVIGMTRDEARSAIEDAGFSVNFAVFWNAFPDGLTEVTATDPTASSQIVKGATVYLQITASG
- a CDS encoding ABC1 kinase family protein; the encoded protein is MATAVLTVALAILSGILVGFFARRVLSTPAGWPRSIVVGLAVFATSLPFATWMLDQTGLLTNGKTVDTAAAFAALAVVLLSIGWIFALGLALLVATEAVFPTRQLQNPLDIIRAAIKQRKRTRRYLQIIGIASRHGAGWLIEGRSRVHDDLTTSEQRARAVIATINDSGVTFVKLGQVMSTRRDLVPEPYLSALATLQSEATMLPWNDIRPVIAAELEAPIDTIFVSIDHEPLAAASVAQVHKAVLHDGTAVVVKVQRPAARAQVEADADIIVRLAERAETHTRFGRDLNLAAVARSFTATLLDELDYRVEATNVEMIRNTLKGQAGHPERLQIVVPRVYPNASGSRVLTMDLVAGEPLSRASVLIADMPRAQREALARGLMEVVLEQILVHGVFHADLHPGNVILRPDGSLGLIDFGAVGVIERSQRQRLAAVMLAAISEDDIAATEALLLIVDVPVDADIESLRHDVGIVVTTERYRPRGDGSIFTRLLDVIRHHRIALPGDLAAAFRSFATLEGCLKALDPDFDMFDQALPMVPKLLRRSHSFQHSAVSLQAQASVAAALLRGIPRRLDSLLSGLENGTAGVTLRALTDEPAQNFLQKITAEIVGTFVSIAAVVVAVVLIVTDSGPLLAGGLRLFDLLGALIGFFGFLGVLRVLRQTAIRRRRRR